The DNA segment TGAGTGCAAGCTGCAGGACTACTACATGAAGTACGACTACCGCCCCTCGCGACTGGAGGGCGGCAAGATCCTGAAGAACAAGCGCAAGGTGCTCGGGCCCCGCGTGGTGCTGGACCAGGAGCGCTGCATCATGTGCACCCGCTGCGTGCGCGTGATGAACGAGGTGGCGAAGGAGCCGCAGCTGGGCGTGTTCGGCCGCGGCAGCCACGAGCGCATCGACGTGTTCCCCGGCAGCGAGCTGGACAGCAACTACTCGCTGAACACCGTGGACGTGTGCCCGGTGGGCGCGCTGCTCAGCCGCGACTTCCGCTTCAAGGCGCGCTCGTGGTTCCTGTCCGCCACCCCGTCGGTGTGCACCGGCTGCTCGCGCGGCTGCAACACGTACGCGGACTGGATGTCGCAGGACACCTACCGCTACCGCCCGCGGGAGAACGAGGCCGTCAACAAGAGCTGGCTGTGCGACCAGGGCCGCCTCTCGTACAAGTACCTCAACCTGGGGCGCGCGCTGCGTCCGCAGGTGGGCCGCCGCGCCGGCAAGGCGGGCGAGGCCGAGCCGGTGGTGACGCGCAAGGAGGCCGTGCAGGCCGCGGGCAAGGCGCTCAAGGCGCTGGTGGGCAGCGCCCAGCTGGCGGTGCTCGCCTCGCCGCTGCTCTCCAACGAGGACCTGCTGGCGGGCCTCACCTTCGCGAAGGCCACGCTGGGCGTCACCACGGTGTACGTGGGCGGCCGGCCGCAGGGCGCCGCGGACCACTACCTGATGACGGCGGACAAGAACCCCAACCGCAAGGGCCTGGAGCTGATTGCCCAGGGGCTGGGGCTGAAGCTGGAGTCCTTCGAGTCGCTCACCGCCGCGCTGGGCGCGGGCCGGGTGAAGGCGCTGTACGCGCTGGGCACCGAGGTGCCGGGTGACGCGGAGGCCTTCGCGCAGGCCGCGGGCAGGCTCGAGGTGTTCGTGGCGCACGCGTTCACCGAGTCTCCGGTGACGGCGCAGGCCACGGTGCTGCTGCCCGCCTCCGTGCACGTCGAGGACGAGGGCTCCTTCGTCCAGGTGGACGGCCTCATCCAGCGCTTCCGCAAGGCGTACCCGCCCAAGGGCGACGTGGTCCCCAACTGGAAGTGGGCCGCGGAGCTGACGCGCGAGCTGGGCGGCGAGGCCGCCTGGGGTTCCGCGCGGGACGTGTGGCGCGAGCTGGCCGGCAAGGTGGCCGCGTTCGCCGAGTTCAACTGGGACAAGGCCTCTCCGCCGGACCGGGAGAAGCCGGGCATCAATCCGCTGCCTTCCGCCTCCGACGGGCGTCCTCCGGGGTACCGTGAGTTCGGTACGCCCCGGGTGAGGGGTATCTAGCCATGAGCCGCGTACTGACCATCCTCCTCGCCATGTTCACCATCGTCGTCGCCATCTTCGGTGGCATGGCGACGGCGTACCTCGTGGGCGGCCTGGTGGAGGAGCACTGGTTCACCGGCGCCAGCCGGCTGACCAACATCCTCTTCCTCGTGCTCGTCTTCGTGATGATCATCGCCACGTTGCTGACGATGGCGGAGCGCAAGTGGAGCGCGTTCATCCAGGACCGCGTGGGTCCCAACCGCGCGCGCATCGGCCTGCCCGGCCTGAAGAACCGCGCGCTGGGTGGCCTGCCGCACATCCTCACCGACGTCCTCAAGATGCTGACGAAGGAGGACTTCATCCCGGGGACGGCCAACCGGTTCATGTTCAACCTGGGCCCCATCCTCGCCTTCGCGCCGGTGTTCGCGCTGTTCGCGGTGGTGCCGGCCGGTCCGTCCGTGCCCGTCTTCGGGCACATGGTGGACATGGTGGTGGCCACGCCGGACTTCGGCATGCTGTACGTGCTCGCCATCGCCTCGCTCGCCGTCTACGGCACGGCGCTGGCGGGCTGGGCCTCCAACAACAAGTTCGCCCTGCTGGGCGGCGTGCGCGCCACGTCGCAGATGATTTCGTACGAGGTGGCGCTGGGCCTGTCGCTGGTGGGCCTGTTCATCGCCTTCTCCTCCGTGCAGCTGCCCGCCATCGTCGGTGACCTGGGCAACGCCCTCGCCGGCAACGGCTCCGGCCAGGCGCAGTACCTGTGGCGCACCGACGGGGCCTTCGACTTCGGCCTGCCGGCGTGGGGCTTCATCCTCCAGCCGATTGGCTTCCTCGGCTTCTTCGCCGCGTCCTTCGCGGAGACCAAGCGCGCCCCGTTCGATCTGCCCGAGGGCGAGTCGGAGATCATCGGCTACTTCGTCGAGTACTCCGGCATGAAGTTCGGCCTCTTCATGATCTCCGAGTTCGTGGAAGTGGTGGTGCTGGCCGGCGTGACGACGGCGCTCTTCTTCGGCGGTCACCACCTGCCCTTCGGCGGCGAGTGGCTGGCCAGCCAGGCCATCTTCCAGGAGCACGGCTGGCTGCTGGGCGCCATCTTCGGCACGGTGTTCTGGCTGAAGGTCGTCTTCCTCATCTGGGTGCAGCTGCTCATCCGCTGGACGTTCCCCCGCTTCCGGTATGACCAGATCCAGTCGCTGGGCTGGAAGATCCTCCTGCCCATGGCGCTGGTGAACATCTTCGTC comes from the Pyxidicoccus xibeiensis genome and includes:
- a CDS encoding 2Fe-2S iron-sulfur cluster-binding protein, which translates into the protein MSDNDTKKPTGDAQPPPKGAPTDTPAAKIGPEPSNPPAGAKLDNPPVAHSGPTGTPKPPTSGPPPKPAPKNPGFVTCTIDGKEVVVKPGTNMIEAAKTVGSEIPYYCYHPRLSIAANCRICLIEASNAPKLVPACQTPLAEGVVVKTTTPKVKEQQRSIMEFLLLNHPVDCSICDQAGECKLQDYYMKYDYRPSRLEGGKILKNKRKVLGPRVVLDQERCIMCTRCVRVMNEVAKEPQLGVFGRGSHERIDVFPGSELDSNYSLNTVDVCPVGALLSRDFRFKARSWFLSATPSVCTGCSRGCNTYADWMSQDTYRYRPRENEAVNKSWLCDQGRLSYKYLNLGRALRPQVGRRAGKAGEAEPVVTRKEAVQAAGKALKALVGSAQLAVLASPLLSNEDLLAGLTFAKATLGVTTVYVGGRPQGAADHYLMTADKNPNRKGLELIAQGLGLKLESFESLTAALGAGRVKALYALGTEVPGDAEAFAQAAGRLEVFVAHAFTESPVTAQATVLLPASVHVEDEGSFVQVDGLIQRFRKAYPPKGDVVPNWKWAAELTRELGGEAAWGSARDVWRELAGKVAAFAEFNWDKASPPDREKPGINPLPSASDGRPPGYREFGTPRVRGI
- a CDS encoding complex I subunit 1/NuoH family protein, producing MSRVLTILLAMFTIVVAIFGGMATAYLVGGLVEEHWFTGASRLTNILFLVLVFVMIIATLLTMAERKWSAFIQDRVGPNRARIGLPGLKNRALGGLPHILTDVLKMLTKEDFIPGTANRFMFNLGPILAFAPVFALFAVVPAGPSVPVFGHMVDMVVATPDFGMLYVLAIASLAVYGTALAGWASNNKFALLGGVRATSQMISYEVALGLSLVGLFIAFSSVQLPAIVGDLGNALAGNGSGQAQYLWRTDGAFDFGLPAWGFILQPIGFLGFFAASFAETKRAPFDLPEGESEIIGYFVEYSGMKFGLFMISEFVEVVVLAGVTTALFFGGHHLPFGGEWLASQAIFQEHGWLLGAIFGTVFWLKVVFLIWVQLLIRWTFPRFRYDQIQSLGWKILLPMALVNIFVSGALVLWDPSLRALAILGMLEIAFVVVLTLTQKEPAEGGAHGAHGGAHGHGHDSHGHGLPAGAHGAHGLPAHGAAPASTH